AACGTACTGCTGATCTCCGGTCAGCCCCATCCGGGGGAGCGGCTGTGGCGCAACATGCTCAAGTCCGACCCAGCGGTCGATCTGGTCCACTTCACCATTCTGAGGCCGCCCGACACGGAGGAGTTCGCATCCGTCGACGAGCTGTCGCTGATCGCCTTCCCGGTGCAGGAGCTGTTCGAAGAAAAGCTCTACGATTTCGACCTGGTGATCTTCGATCGCTACCTGATGCGCGGTGTCCTGCCGTTCCGCTACCTGACGACGGTCTCCGACTATGTGCGCGACGGCGGCGCGCTGTTGCTGGCGGTCGGCCCCGAATTTGCCGGACCGGACAGCCTCTACCGGACGCCTCTGGGCGAAGCGATGCCGGCCGCGCCGACCGGGCGCATCGTCGAGCAGGCGTATCGTCCAACCGTCTCGGCGCTCGGCCGGCGTCATCCCGTGACGTCGGCGCTGCCCGGCGAAATGCCGATGGGCGACGCCCTTCAGGGCGGCGAGAACGGGTTCGACGAGCCCGGTTGGGGTCAATGGTTCCGGCTGATCGAAGCTGAGGCGCGCTCCGGCGCGGTGTTGATGACCGGCGCCGGCGGCCGACCTTTGCTGGCCGTAGAGCGCATCGGCGCCGGCCGTATCGCCCAGTTGTTGAGCGATCAACTGTGGCTGTGGGCGCGCGGCTACGATGGCGGCGGTCCGGACGCCGAACTGGTTCGCCGTCTGGTGCACTGGCTGATGCAGGAGCCGGAGTTGGAGGAGGAGCAGCTCAACGCCTCGGTCGACGACGGGCAGCTTCTCGTGGAACGCAGGAGCCTGGATTTGCAAGCGGCGGAAATCATCGTCACCGCGCCCTCCGGCGCCGAGCAGCGGATGATGGTGGAGCCCGGCGACGACGGGATCGGGCGGGCGGAGGTGCCGGCGCTCGAGACCGGGCTATACCGGATCGACGACGGCAAGGCCACGGCGCTGGCCGCCAGCGGCCGCATCGATAGCCGCGAGGACGCCGATCTGCGGGCGACCGAAGGGCGGCTGCGCCCGGTGGTGGAGGCATCGGAAGGCGGGCTGTTCTGGGCGATCGACGGCAAACCGGACGTGCGCCGCGTCCAACCGGGACGCGCGGCGGCGGGCCTCGACTGGCTCGGGCTGCGGCGCAAGGACCAGTCGGTCGTCACTGCCGTCAGCGAGGTGCCGTTGCTGCCGGCCCTGTTGAGCCTCGCATTCGCACTGGCCGCGCTCGCCGGCGCCTGGTGGCGCGAGGGCCGCTGACCGGGTGCGTGCTGCGGCGCCCTACGTGTTGTCGCGCTTGGGGATGAGGACGAGGGCGGCGAGCGGCGGCAGGGTGAGCTCGAGGCAGAACGGGCGATCGTGGCAGCTCACCGGTTTGGCGCGAACCATGCCGGCGTTGCCGACGTCGCTGCCGTTATAGACCGACGAGTCGGTGTTCAGGCGCTCGACATAGAGGCCACCCTCCGGCACGCCGATGCGGTAGCCGCGCCGCACGATCGGCGTGAAATTGCACACCACGATTGCCCAATCGCGCGAGTCCCGCCCCTTGCGAATGAACGAGATGACGCTCGCGTCCACGTCGGTGCAGTCGATCCACTCGAAGCCGTCCGGCTCGCAATCGAGTTCATGCAAAGCCGAAAGCTCGCGGTACATCCGATTGAGGTCCTGCATCAAATTGCGGATGCCGGCATGTTGGGGATCGTCGAGCAGGTGCCAATCGAGGCTGGAGTTGTGGTCCCATTCGCGTTCCTGCCCGAACTCGCCGCCCATGAACAGCAGTTTCTTGCCGGGGTGGGTCCACATGAACGCGTAATACACGCGGAGGCTTGCAAAGCGTTGCCAGCGGTCGCCCGGCATCTTGCCGACCAGCGAGGCCTTGCCGTGCACCACCTCGTCGTGGCTCAGCGGCAGCGTGAAATTCTCGCTGAATGCGTACATGATGCCGAACGTCAGGCGGTCGTGGATGTACTTGCGGAACACCGGGTCGCGGCTGATGTAGCCGAGGGTGTCGTTCATCCACCCCATGTTCCATTTGTAGCCGAAGCCGAGCCCGCCGAGGTAGGTCGGCCGCGACACCATCGGCCACGACGTGGACTCCTCGGCGAAGGTCGCGATGTCGGGATGCTGCTGGTACAGCACCTCGTTGAGGCGGCGCAGAAACGCCACTGCCTCGAGGTTCTCATTGCCGCCACGCTGGTTCGGCACCCACTCGCCGGCGCGGCGGCTGTAGTCCAGGTACAGCATCGAGGCGACCGCATCGACGCGCAGCCCGTCGATGTGATACTCCTGGACCCAGAACAGGGCGTTGTTGAGCAGGTAATCCGAGACTTCGAAGCGGCCGTAATTGTAGATCAGCGTGCCCCAGTCCTTGTGTCGGCCCTGGCGCGGGTCCGCATGTTCGTAGAGGTTGGTGCCGTCGAAATAGCCGAGCCCATGGGGGTCGGTCGGAAAATGGCCGGGGACCCAGTCGAGGATGACGCCCAACCCGGCTTGGTGGCAGCGGTCGACGAAATTGCGGAATTCGTCGGGCCGCCCGAAGCGGCTGGTCGGCGCGAACAGACCTAGCGGCTGGTAGCCCCACGAGCCGTCGAACGGGTGCTCGGTCACCGGCAACAATTCGATGTGGGTAAAGCCGAGGTCCTTGACGTAAGGAACCAGCGTCTCGGCCAGTTCCTCGTAGGTCAGATACGCGTTGGCGCGGTCGCGCCGCCGGCGCCACGAGCCGAGGTGAACCTCGTAGATAGAGATCGGCGCATCGTGCGCGACCCTGCGGCCGCGCTCCTTCATCCAGGCGCCGTCGGCCCACTGGTAGCGGCCGAGGTCATAAACGATGCCGGCGGTGCCAGGCGCCTGCTCGCAGAAAAACGCGAACGGGTCGAGCTTGAGGGAGAGAAGCTCCCCCTTGCGGGTCGCGATCTCGTACTTGTAGAGTTCTCCCTCCCGCACCCCCGGAATGAAAATCTCCCAGACGCCGCACTCCGCCCGGAAGCGCATGGGATGACGGCGGCCGTCCCAGTCGTTGAAGCCGCCGACGACGCTGACCCGGAGCGCGTTCGGGGCCCACACGGCAAAGCCGACGCCGTGTATGCCGTCGATCACCATGGCATGGGCGCCGAGCTTCTCGTCGAGGCGAAGATGCTGACCTTCGGCGATAAGATACACGTCCATCTCGCCGAGGA
This Rhodospirillales bacterium DNA region includes the following protein-coding sequences:
- the glgB gene encoding 1,4-alpha-glucan branching protein GlgB, giving the protein MTPLQVQQQVEKIVSAKHADPFSFLGMHHNAADSDIVVRAFLPHAQRAWVVNAKTNRTVAELPRVHKAGLFAGPIDGCERPFPYRLRISNGDVETELEDCYRFPPILGEMDVYLIAEGQHLRLDEKLGAHAMVIDGIHGVGFAVWAPNALRVSVVGGFNDWDGRRHPMRFRAECGVWEIFIPGVREGELYKYEIATRKGELLSLKLDPFAFFCEQAPGTAGIVYDLGRYQWADGAWMKERGRRVAHDAPISIYEVHLGSWRRRRDRANAYLTYEELAETLVPYVKDLGFTHIELLPVTEHPFDGSWGYQPLGLFAPTSRFGRPDEFRNFVDRCHQAGLGVILDWVPGHFPTDPHGLGYFDGTNLYEHADPRQGRHKDWGTLIYNYGRFEVSDYLLNNALFWVQEYHIDGLRVDAVASMLYLDYSRRAGEWVPNQRGGNENLEAVAFLRRLNEVLYQQHPDIATFAEESTSWPMVSRPTYLGGLGFGYKWNMGWMNDTLGYISRDPVFRKYIHDRLTFGIMYAFSENFTLPLSHDEVVHGKASLVGKMPGDRWQRFASLRVYYAFMWTHPGKKLLFMGGEFGQEREWDHNSSLDWHLLDDPQHAGIRNLMQDLNRMYRELSALHELDCEPDGFEWIDCTDVDASVISFIRKGRDSRDWAIVVCNFTPIVRRGYRIGVPEGGLYVERLNTDSSVYNGSDVGNAGMVRAKPVSCHDRPFCLELTLPPLAALVLIPKRDNT